The Brachyspira hyodysenteriae ATCC 27164 genome includes a window with the following:
- a CDS encoding cysteine hydrolase family protein — MSVKIPYDKIVNEDFIGKEVNPINQQDIYKIAEECTNEIIKDFKDESINLLIVDPQRDFIDMDKGALPVKGAVNDIKNIIRFIYDNMERLSSIYVTLDTHRYDSIFHSIMWTDFNDKPVAPFTEITLEKILNDEIIPVYDEEIQINYVKALKEKNAQNLIIWTYHCIYATDGWLIDKQLANMLLFFEASRKVYINKILKGQDAFSEMYGVIRPEVPTEYTKNYDTSWVYDIANADKIYICGEAKDYCVYESVKQFCEVYHNDKSVTETINIMMNCSSAIGDNKLCEQKYEELSSKYGIKLINI; from the coding sequence ATGTCAGTAAAAATACCATATGATAAAATAGTAAATGAGGATTTTATTGGAAAAGAGGTTAATCCGATTAATCAGCAGGATATTTACAAAATAGCAGAAGAATGTACTAATGAGATTATTAAAGATTTTAAAGATGAAAGTATTAATCTGCTTATAGTAGATCCGCAGAGAGATTTTATAGATATGGATAAAGGAGCTTTGCCTGTAAAGGGAGCTGTTAATGATATAAAAAATATAATAAGATTTATATATGATAATATGGAAAGGCTTTCAAGCATTTATGTTACTTTGGATACTCATAGATATGATTCTATATTTCATTCTATTATGTGGACTGATTTTAATGATAAGCCTGTTGCTCCGTTTACAGAAATAACTTTAGAAAAAATTTTGAATGATGAAATAATACCTGTTTATGATGAGGAAATACAGATTAATTATGTAAAGGCTTTAAAAGAAAAGAATGCTCAGAATTTAATTATATGGACTTATCATTGTATATATGCTACGGACGGTTGGCTTATAGATAAACAGCTAGCTAATATGCTTTTATTTTTTGAAGCTTCAAGAAAAGTTTATATAAATAAAATACTAAAAGGGCAGGATGCTTTCAGTGAGATGTATGGTGTTATAAGACCTGAAGTGCCTACAGAGTATACAAAAAACTATGATACTTCTTGGGTTTATGATATAGCTAATGCTGATAAGATCTATATATGCGGAGAGGCTAAAGATTATTGTGTTTATGAAAGTGTAAAACAGTTTTGCGAAGTATATCATAATGATAAAAGCGTAACAGAAACTATTAATATAATGATGAATTGCAGCAGTGCTATAGGAGACAATAAATTATGCGAACAAAAATACGAAGAACTTTCTAGTAAATACGGTATAAAATTAATAAATATTTAA
- a CDS encoding DUF7021 domain-containing protein, with protein MDKEIEDFNKDFDDEIFEMAFVLKRSCCKYNKIPWDKYYTLFVSAIALKNIAANVIIENTHIIIHKKVKEPEEYLKILKDESMVRLKVRKEKDPDDFYINFLLEDIVDSNYKDDDLNTILEKYSEIIYYKDEELGDFVLNKDINSFKKEMAWINNNILIFFDNIDEEFNKQSVDIIKKIFACQKDIDRRLKECAAESIFKPHNMEREEFIKSISLTSISIYSENCITFYFDNVDVPTILVNSDWDFNFKPITELMFF; from the coding sequence ATGGACAAAGAAATTGAAGATTTTAATAAAGATTTTGATGATGAAATTTTTGAAATGGCATTTGTACTAAAAAGATCATGCTGCAAATATAATAAAATACCTTGGGATAAATATTATACTTTATTCGTTTCAGCTATAGCTTTAAAAAATATTGCCGCTAATGTAATTATAGAAAATACTCATATTATCATTCATAAAAAAGTTAAAGAACCTGAAGAATATTTAAAAATACTCAAAGATGAAAGTATGGTAAGATTAAAGGTGAGAAAAGAAAAAGATCCTGATGATTTCTATATTAATTTTTTACTTGAAGATATAGTTGATAGTAATTATAAAGATGATGATTTAAATACTATATTAGAAAAATATTCAGAGATTATTTATTATAAAGATGAAGAATTAGGAGATTTTGTACTTAATAAGGATATAAACTCTTTTAAGAAAGAGATGGCTTGGATTAACAATAATATTTTAATCTTCTTTGATAATATTGACGAAGAGTTTAATAAACAAAGCGTTGATATAATCAAAAAAATATTTGCTTGCCAAAAAGATATTGACAGAAGATTAAAAGAGTGTGCAGCAGAAAGTATATTTAAGCCTCATAATATGGAAAGAGAAGAATTCATAAAATCAATAAGTTTAACATCTATAAGTATATACTCTGAAAACTGCATAACATTTTATTTTGATAATGTTGACGTACCTACAATACTAGTAAATAGTGATTGGGATTTTAATTTTAAACCGATTACTGAACTAATGTTTTTTTAA
- a CDS encoding DUF2262 domain-containing protein gives MSKEIENFNSNFNDEIFDITFVLKKQNLSAGKSKGKYYTLLVSAIAYKNIIANEIIVNENLLIVKEIEDTNHYFQIFRNKTIVRLKVRKEKDSSGLYIRFLLEDIIDTNYKDNDLNIILEEYSKPVYYKNEELGDFELDKSINCFEKNMSWIDNNDISVSFNNIDEEVNKKSVDIIKKIFANKKDIDKKLKDYIAENMLENANSWNDDDGKPHINKEEFIKLISLTSITIIYENNITFYFDDGDIFSGHVIVIDSDYDFNFAEPYIIG, from the coding sequence ATGAGCAAGGAAATTGAAAACTTTAATAGCAATTTTAATGATGAAATTTTTGACATAACATTTGTTTTAAAAAAGCAAAATTTATCAGCTGGTAAGTCAAAAGGAAAATATTATACTTTATTGGTATCTGCAATTGCATATAAAAATATTATTGCCAATGAAATTATAGTAAATGAAAATTTGCTTATAGTAAAAGAAATTGAAGATACAAATCATTATTTTCAAATATTCAGAAATAAAACAATAGTAAGATTAAAAGTAAGAAAAGAAAAAGATTCATCTGGTTTATATATAAGATTCCTGCTTGAAGATATTATTGATACTAACTATAAAGATAATGATTTAAATATTATATTAGAAGAATATTCTAAGCCTGTTTATTATAAAAATGAAGAATTAGGAGATTTTGAGCTTGATAAATCTATTAACTGTTTTGAAAAAAATATGTCTTGGATTGATAATAATGATATATCAGTTTCATTTAATAATATTGATGAAGAAGTCAATAAAAAAAGTGTTGATATAATAAAGAAAATATTCGCTAATAAAAAAGATATTGACAAAAAACTAAAAGACTATATAGCAGAAAATATGCTTGAAAATGCCAACAGCTGGAACGATGATGATGGCAAACCTCATATAAATAAAGAAGAGTTTATAAAATTAATAAGCTTAACATCTATAACTATTATATACGAAAATAATATAACATTTTATTTTGATGATGGAGATATTTTTTCTGGACATGTAATAGTAATAGATAGTGACTATGATTTTAATTTTGCTGAGCCTTATATAATAGGATAA
- a CDS encoding DUF4132 domain-containing protein produces MENNISNEEQIRNKFERIFQYENNKNAFLDYFYGRSKSCPTLKNYYGYDAEDILRFYFDENTKEEDKKALSRYAEAVIKDIYKGKNVYLILRLSTGEDLEKALIESYNNIVERTIYDKKYSKATLANNEASKYIQIQVNNFYKFSELEAYVSKDFNKYLEKVKNDNKALLNKEPRLLLTILVYLINRDDDKSLIKQLLNYIDSLKINDEETISLLFSIVDKDEEVYKRLMNILNKDNNMIYFLVNIYKDMTRTIKLYKRLFKGYSEDKGYYYYTQKLIPEYLELCNFPKEYILLNTIVNNNTLFISYLTVEAKKLYDEDKETFYRLYEIIAKSKLENLYLDYAMLSSIMLANDDNKYNIDTNSIVETLKTMCVELLKIMQPIKSFDEITSKSFKYVKEEPYSNHSHYLSAIMSFDGINDEASEITTKLLKHYGIYGKISIYVSIQEIFYNRNILEAKEKLVNDKKVPLKDIYLSLLDSKDNVITLIKNNSEETKSIMEEKSFITSITANISGTISFINCIFSDELKELIDNKFDFVFKVLDTAKSKEIKKYCVSVINNNESIVRSEVEKLANEGKEASRTVYKEIIKYWDLQKFDDDFQFTSVEEIESHLNKYYNEGHESLIKDIDENILSNILLKDKKTKAPLKIVQYVFMEYVALKEPSILKDCNKIAEFFDIDSFRNALDNIYTNWLNNKADTKLKNILIPYCIFQPEDKLLKLKTQIEEWSLNARGALAAHAVYAIALNASKFALVLVDTMSVKIKNNQVKNAAKDALKKTAKALEISEDELIDKIIPDLDFDKKGMRELHYGGEADRVFKLQIKNDFTIEVTDSNDKVLKSLPAPNSKDDKETADASKKELTLIKKNIKMITSNQITRLNKVLLNGRKWSYKTFTELFVDNPIMNIFALKLIWGVYDEKNNLIESFRYMEDGSFNTFDEEEYIFEDSLKNKKNITLVHPIELDDEKLSKWKTQLSDYEISQPINQLDLLFEEVKEEHIKNNKIISFEDQEITAGEIMSMANKMSFERSRDIEDGGSYTYYELKDSILNIACRIDFEYMWFGIEANEKVTFKNIAFHRLDENGNCNEEEYINPLEINKRFTSSIYGTVKSYFMK; encoded by the coding sequence ATGGAGAATAATATCAGTAATGAAGAACAAATAAGGAATAAGTTTGAAAGAATATTCCAATATGAAAACAATAAGAATGCATTCCTTGATTATTTTTACGGAAGATCAAAAAGCTGCCCTACTTTAAAAAATTATTATGGTTATGATGCTGAAGACATTCTAAGATTTTATTTTGATGAAAATACTAAAGAAGAAGATAAAAAAGCTCTGTCAAGATATGCTGAAGCTGTGATAAAAGATATATACAAAGGCAAAAATGTTTATCTAATTTTAAGATTATCCACTGGTGAAGATTTAGAAAAAGCATTAATAGAAAGTTATAATAATATAGTTGAAAGAACTATATATGATAAAAAATATTCTAAAGCAACTTTAGCCAACAATGAAGCATCTAAATATATACAAATACAAGTAAATAATTTTTATAAGTTTTCAGAATTAGAAGCCTATGTGTCTAAAGACTTTAATAAATACTTAGAAAAAGTAAAAAATGATAATAAAGCATTATTGAATAAAGAACCTCGTTTATTATTAACTATTTTGGTATACCTCATAAATAGAGATGATGATAAAAGCCTCATCAAACAATTATTAAATTATATAGATTCTCTAAAAATCAATGATGAAGAAACTATATCATTACTTTTTAGTATAGTTGATAAAGATGAAGAAGTTTATAAAAGATTAATGAATATTTTAAATAAAGATAATAATATGATTTATTTTCTTGTGAATATATACAAAGATATGACAAGAACTATAAAATTATATAAAAGATTATTCAAAGGATATTCAGAGGATAAAGGCTATTATTACTACACCCAAAAACTTATACCTGAATATTTAGAACTATGCAATTTCCCTAAAGAATATATTTTATTAAACACTATAGTTAATAATAACACTCTTTTTATTTCATATTTAACAGTAGAAGCAAAAAAATTATATGATGAAGATAAAGAAACATTTTATAGACTTTATGAGATAATAGCAAAATCAAAATTAGAAAATTTATATCTTGATTATGCTATGCTTTCATCAATTATGCTTGCAAACGATGATAACAAATATAATATCGATACTAATTCTATTGTAGAAACTCTAAAAACAATGTGCGTTGAGCTATTAAAAATAATGCAGCCTATTAAAAGTTTTGATGAAATAACTTCTAAAAGCTTTAAATATGTAAAAGAAGAACCTTATAGTAATCATAGTCATTATTTGTCAGCTATAATGTCCTTTGACGGTATAAATGATGAAGCATCAGAAATCACTACTAAATTATTAAAGCATTATGGAATATACGGCAAAATTTCAATTTATGTTTCTATTCAGGAAATATTCTATAATAGAAATATTTTGGAAGCTAAAGAAAAATTAGTTAATGATAAAAAAGTACCATTAAAAGATATTTACTTATCATTATTAGATTCAAAAGATAATGTTATCACTCTTATAAAAAATAATTCAGAAGAAACAAAATCTATTATGGAAGAAAAATCATTTATCACTTCTATAACAGCAAATATTAGCGGTACTATATCATTTATTAATTGTATTTTCAGTGATGAATTAAAAGAACTTATTGATAATAAATTTGATTTTGTTTTCAAAGTTCTTGATACAGCAAAATCCAAAGAAATAAAAAAGTATTGTGTATCAGTAATCAATAATAATGAAAGCATTGTAAGAAGCGAAGTAGAAAAATTAGCAAATGAAGGAAAAGAAGCGTCAAGAACAGTTTATAAAGAAATAATTAAATATTGGGATTTACAAAAGTTTGATGATGATTTCCAATTTACAAGCGTTGAAGAAATAGAATCACATTTAAATAAATACTATAATGAAGGACATGAAAGTTTAATAAAAGATATAGACGAAAATATACTTTCTAATATTCTATTAAAAGATAAAAAAACTAAAGCACCTTTAAAAATAGTTCAGTATGTGTTTATGGAATACGTTGCATTAAAAGAACCTTCTATATTAAAAGACTGCAACAAAATAGCAGAGTTTTTCGATATTGATTCATTTAGAAATGCACTTGATAATATATATACAAATTGGCTTAACAACAAAGCTGATACAAAATTAAAAAATATACTTATTCCATATTGTATTTTCCAGCCTGAAGATAAACTATTGAAATTAAAAACTCAAATTGAAGAATGGTCATTGAATGCAAGAGGAGCATTAGCGGCACATGCAGTATATGCTATAGCATTGAATGCAAGTAAATTTGCATTGGTATTAGTTGATACAATGTCCGTCAAAATTAAAAATAATCAAGTTAAAAATGCTGCTAAAGATGCATTAAAAAAGACTGCCAAAGCATTAGAGATTTCAGAAGATGAGTTAATAGACAAAATAATTCCAGATTTAGACTTTGACAAAAAAGGAATGAGAGAACTTCATTATGGAGGAGAAGCCGACAGAGTATTTAAACTTCAAATAAAAAATGATTTCACTATCGAAGTAACAGATTCAAATGACAAAGTTTTAAAATCACTTCCTGCACCAAACAGCAAAGATGACAAAGAAACAGCTGATGCATCTAAAAAAGAATTAACTTTGATAAAGAAAAATATAAAAATGATAACTTCCAATCAAATAACAAGATTAAATAAAGTTTTATTAAACGGAAGAAAATGGTCTTATAAAACTTTTACTGAGCTTTTTGTGGACAACCCAATAATGAATATATTTGCTTTAAAACTTATATGGGGTGTTTATGATGAAAAAAACAATTTGATAGAAAGTTTCAGATACATGGAAGACGGTTCTTTCAATACTTTCGATGAAGAAGAATATATATTTGAAGACAGTCTTAAAAACAAAAAGAATATTACTTTAGTTCACCCAATAGAATTAGACGATGAAAAATTATCAAAATGGAAAACTCAATTAAGCGACTACGAAATATCACAGCCTATAAATCAGCTTGATTTATTATTTGAAGAAGTAAAAGAAGAACACATAAAAAACAACAAAATCATTTCCTTTGAAGATCAAGAAATAACAGCAGGCGAAATAATGTCAATGGCAAATAAAATGTCATTTGAAAGAAGCAGAGATATTGAAGACGGCGGAAGCTATACTTATTATGAATTAAAAGACTCTATATTAAATATTGCATGCCGTATAGATTTTGAATATATGTGGTTTGGAATAGAGGCTAACGAAAAAGTAACATTTAAAAATATTGCTTTCCACAGACTAGATGAAAACGGAAACTGCAATGAAGAAGAATATATAAATCCTTTAGAGATTAACAAAAGATTTACTTCATCAATATACGGAACAGTAAAATCTTATTTTATGAAGTAA
- a CDS encoding tetratricopeptide repeat protein — translation MSDNNNTIENTNNDNNTKNNKSNIENKQEECFFKRHSTFILYSLICIIFLLVLICKYSKYTDESKTLIENSIKQFELNSQIQLSNYYEFLRETVTNESFENKEFIKNTLEEAFKPNIDLLRETLKDSKDFSINTVTFWLAFLSLIMIIFTILGVYANNKIMESNQKQSELIIKETKLESNKTLEELNKKAQEMELTLKKIEEQTKQSKINADKSKVSELFARASNEEINKNYDEAIKFYTEALEIEQKNITVLNNRGNVYSYKYRETKDEEYFNKALEDYNKILNYDPNNIYTLNSRSFLYLSRYKETKDEEYFNKALEDCNKILRIDNNNNHINALYKRADLYAYKYRETKDEEYFNKALEDYNNAFINDNDLYYKYINISILLVNKYEITKKSIVQTEKYLNEGLKLYPNNLELINNYGIFSYLKYKENKTINDLNNSRKYLEKALNDIRIKKNIGETYYYLHLVYDEYAELEENISGYSKVECEKKSNKYLQKSKDLGYKHFIEK, via the coding sequence ATGTCTGATAATAACAACACCATAGAAAATACTAATAATGATAATAACACAAAAAATAATAAAAGTAATATTGAAAATAAACAAGAAGAATGTTTTTTCAAAAGGCATTCTACTTTTATATTGTATTCTCTTATATGTATAATATTTTTATTAGTTTTGATATGCAAATATTCTAAATACACAGATGAAAGTAAAACATTGATAGAAAACAGCATAAAACAATTTGAATTAAACTCACAAATACAATTAAGCAATTATTATGAGTTCTTGAGAGAAACTGTTACAAATGAAAGTTTTGAAAATAAAGAGTTTATAAAAAATACATTAGAAGAAGCATTCAAACCTAATATAGATTTACTTAGAGAAACGCTAAAAGACAGTAAAGACTTTTCAATAAATACAGTAACTTTCTGGCTTGCATTTTTATCATTAATAATGATAATATTCACAATTTTAGGCGTATACGCCAATAATAAAATAATGGAAAGCAATCAAAAGCAGTCGGAACTTATTATAAAAGAAACAAAATTAGAATCAAATAAAACACTAGAAGAATTAAATAAAAAAGCTCAAGAAATGGAATTAACATTAAAGAAAATAGAAGAACAAACCAAACAATCAAAAATAAATGCTGATAAATCTAAAGTAAGCGAATTATTTGCAAGAGCATCAAATGAAGAAATTAATAAAAATTATGATGAAGCTATAAAATTTTATACTGAAGCATTAGAAATAGAACAAAAAAATATAACTGTTTTAAATAATAGAGGTAATGTATATTCTTATAAATATAGAGAAACTAAAGATGAAGAATATTTTAATAAAGCATTAGAAGATTATAATAAAATATTAAACTATGATCCAAATAATATCTATACCTTAAATAGTAGAAGTTTTTTATATTTAAGTAGATATAAAGAAACTAAAGATGAAGAATATTTTAATAAAGCATTAGAGGATTGTAATAAAATATTGAGAATTGATAATAATAACAATCATATTAATGCTTTATATAAAAGGGCTGATTTATATGCATATAAATATAGAGAAACTAAAGATGAAGAATATTTTAATAAAGCATTAGAAGATTATAATAATGCTTTTATAAATGATAATGATTTATATTATAAATATATTAATATTTCAATATTATTGGTGAATAAATACGAAATAACTAAAAAAAGCATCGTACAAACAGAAAAATATTTAAATGAAGGTTTAAAATTGTATCCTAATAATTTAGAATTGATAAATAATTATGGTATATTTTCGTATTTAAAATATAAAGAAAATAAAACAATTAATGATTTAAATAATTCTAGAAAGTATTTGGAAAAAGCTCTAAATGACATCCGAATAAAAAAGAACATAGGAGAAACCTACTACTATTTACATCTTGTATACGATGAATACGCTGAACTTGAAGAAAATATAAGCGGATATTCAAAAGTAGAATGCGAAAAGAAAAGTAATAAGTATCTTCAAAAGTCAAAAGATTTAGGATATAAGCATTTTATTGAGAAATAA
- a CDS encoding SMR, Small MutS-related domain-containing protein, which produces MSKIKNYHYKGNENYDDSSIIYKKFFRDGYYVIDLHYLKKEKAIKALEDTIFNDYFLKKISCPLEIVYGRGNNSIDGYCRLKNYIIEKLDDLKREKFIKLWEFKRYTKYGAIIAYINN; this is translated from the coding sequence ATGTCTAAAATAAAAAATTATCATTATAAAGGAAATGAAAACTATGATGACAGCAGTATAATATATAAAAAATTTTTTAGAGACGGATATTATGTTATAGATTTGCATTACCTTAAAAAAGAAAAAGCTATTAAGGCTTTGGAAGATACTATATTTAATGATTATTTTTTAAAAAAGATTTCATGCCCATTAGAAATAGTTTACGGCAGAGGGAATAATAGTATCGATGGTTATTGCAGATTAAAAAATTATATAATAGAAAAATTAGATGATTTGAAAAGAGAAAAATTTATAAAGCTTTGGGAGTTTAAAAGATATACAAAATACGGTGCCATTATAGCATATATAAACAATTAA
- a CDS encoding helix-turn-helix domain-containing protein, which translates to MSKRNENNETLNNKRDVNKKDIVFYIANKKYLLPFRNNINKNKFMQIGDFYKELISKKIFNIDLKLLRKWDEKEILPAYRFAKGAVRVDTRYYIKEHVLIVKEILRLKEIGLNISDIEKVIFFNYNINMILLNKNIKNKESFNKMKNTINNIDNMEAKLIIPSIKSVDKKVVKNILNDNSLYTDVLKKEDISLITFISILNKACINYKNKKFDKLNFKYDMINTIENINKNLYKG; encoded by the coding sequence ATGTCTAAAAGAAATGAAAATAATGAAACTCTTAATAATAAAAGAGATGTTAATAAAAAAGATATTGTTTTCTACATAGCAAACAAAAAATATTTGCTTCCGTTTAGAAACAATATTAATAAAAATAAATTTATGCAGATAGGAGATTTTTATAAAGAATTAATTTCTAAAAAAATATTTAATATAGATTTAAAATTACTAAGAAAATGGGATGAAAAAGAAATATTACCGGCATATAGATTTGCTAAAGGTGCTGTGAGAGTTGATACAAGATACTATATAAAAGAGCATGTTTTAATAGTAAAAGAAATATTAAGATTAAAAGAAATAGGGCTTAATATATCTGATATAGAAAAGGTAATATTTTTTAATTATAATATTAATATGATTCTGCTAAATAAAAATATTAAAAATAAAGAATCTTTTAATAAAATGAAAAATACTATTAATAATATAGATAATATGGAAGCTAAATTGATAATACCTTCTATAAAATCAGTAGATAAAAAAGTTGTTAAGAATATTTTAAATGATAATTCACTATATACTGATGTTTTAAAAAAAGAGGATATTTCATTAATCACTTTTATTTCTATATTAAATAAGGCTTGTATTAATTATAAAAATAAAAAATTTGATAAACTAAATTTTAAATATGATATGATTAATACAATAGAGAATATCAATAAAAATTTATATAAAGGATAA
- a CDS encoding MerR family transcriptional regulator, translating into MLSEYYIKNKKYKLESKINKKELIAIGDFLKILKCEKIENVTLKNLREWDNKKLLQAFRVAHGPIREKVRYYTKQHINIVIEILRLKSLGFEIPDIKKVILNNTPENLILLNKDIDCKKNIKNIKDIIRNINDKELYIIKPMIKNAKKYFLEQMSIKELNYDDIKNILIKNKYLNYDVGIIIFALILLSSFNCYDIDNDIFDSYKFSKYIDDIADSINNNKKSY; encoded by the coding sequence ATGCTTTCAGAATATTATATAAAGAATAAGAAATATAAATTAGAAAGTAAGATTAATAAAAAAGAGTTAATTGCTATAGGTGATTTTTTAAAAATTTTAAAATGTGAAAAGATAGAAAATGTAACATTAAAAAATTTAAGAGAATGGGATAATAAAAAATTACTTCAGGCATTTAGAGTAGCACATGGTCCTATAAGAGAAAAAGTAAGATATTATACTAAACAGCATATTAATATTGTAATAGAAATACTTAGATTAAAATCATTGGGTTTTGAGATACCTGATATTAAAAAAGTAATTCTTAATAATACTCCTGAGAATTTAATATTATTAAATAAAGATATAGACTGCAAAAAGAATATTAAAAATATTAAAGATATTATTAGAAATATTAATGATAAAGAATTGTATATTATAAAGCCAATGATAAAAAATGCCAAAAAATATTTTTTAGAGCAGATGAGTATAAAAGAATTAAATTATGATGATATAAAAAATATTTTAATTAAAAATAAATATTTAAATTATGATGTTGGTATTATTATATTTGCTTTGATTTTATTAAGCTCTTTTAACTGCTATGATATAGATAATGATATTTTTGATTCTTATAAATTTTCAAAGTATATTGATGATATAGCAGATAGTATTAATAATAATAAAAAAAGTTATTAA